One Dermatophagoides farinae isolate YC_2012a chromosome 6, ASM2471394v1, whole genome shotgun sequence genomic window carries:
- the LOC124493917 gene encoding stearoyl-CoA desaturase 5-like translates to MPPNSSIVVPKNNDDNNNSNGVIKRNGNHVVVDENEIDPKRIVSRDYLRDRSEKDDWNCFEHIIWMNVFWFALLHTLSIYGAYLLFVDAKILTILFAILTYNISLFGITAGVHRLWSHRAYKAELPLRILLAFCNSMAYQNSIFEWARDHRVHHKYSETNADPVNIERGFFFAHIGWLMCRKHPDVKTFGLRLDLSDLKADPVVYYQHKYYVPSVIVMCFLLPTIIPWYYWGENFWTAFFVCAILRYTLALESTWLVNSAAHMYGNRPYDINIAPAENKTVSFLTLGEGYHNYHHVFPWDYSTSEWGWNINLTTFILDQFSRIGWAFDRRFATKEMILSRKNRTGNTKHYEAQELGY, encoded by the exons atgccgccaaattcatcgattgttgtgccgaaaaataatgatgataataacaatagtAATGGTGTTATTAAACGTAATGGAAATCATGTTGTTgtagatgaaaatgaaatcgatcCAAAACGTATTGTAAGCCGTGATTATTTACGTGATCGTTCTGAAAAAGATGATTGGAATTGTTTTGAACATATTATATGGATGAATGTTTTCTGGTTTGCATTGTTACATACATTGTCCATCTATGGAGCCTATctattgtttgttgatgcAAAAATATTGACCATTTTATTTG cTATCCTCACCTATaatatttcattgtttgGTATTACGGCTGGTGTACATCGTTTATGGTCTCATCGTGCATATAAAGCTGAACTACCATTACGAATATTACTTGCATTCTGTAATTCAATGGCCTATCagaattcaatatttgaatgGGCTAGAGATCATCGTGTACATCATAAATATTCGGAAACTAATGCCGATCCTGTTAATATTGAACGTGGTTTCTTTTTTGCACATATTGGTTGGCTTATGTGTCGTAAACATCCGGATGTAAAAACATTTGGTTTACGTTTAGATCTTAGCGATCTTAAAGCCGATCctgttgtttattatcaacataaATATTATGTTCCATCAGTAATTGTTATGTGTTTCTTGTTGCCCACCATTATTCCATGGTATTATTGGggtgaaaatttttggacCGCATTTTTTGTATGTGCCATTCTTCGTTATACATTGGCATTGGAATCCACTTGGCTTGTCAATTCGGCTGCACATATGTATGGAAATCGTCCTTATGATATTAATATTGCACCAGCTGAAAATAAGACCGTTTCATTTTTGACCTTAG GCGAAGgttatcataattatcatcatgtattTCCATGGGATTATTCTACATCCGAATGGGGTTGGAACATTAATCTTACTACATtcattttggatcaattttcACGTATTGGTTGGGCATTTGATCGTCGTTTTGCAACCAAAGAGATGATACTATCACGAAAAAATCGTACAGGAAATACAAAACATTACGAAGCACAAGAACTTGGTTattag
- the LOC124493451 gene encoding retinol dehydrogenase 7: MFYRLLKYVIPSFIGTYILWYLMKPEWLNQFCIICFLLIISWTIGYYFYDLFEQKTIDSMMNKIILITGCDTGFGNRLAYRLDRMGFHVYAGVLFPLGDDVQQLQQKCSNRLKIMRMDVTKPEEVNNVVEQIKQSGMPLWALVNNAGIGISVPFDWGNDIDVYRKVFDVNIFGVVRVTKSCMPLLRRSRGRIINVASAAGRMPAQWMGHYCMTKHNVRIFSDILRRELIGTGIKVITIEPSFFRTQIVNFDLIDKQRAKIFNETPDDIRQSYGGEKYLKCMNASNQLIMNITHDGIDQVIQAMINGIIRKYPKIYYRCCTNMELFTIWAASHLPEILLDSFTHIYNDRLYRQFKIGKYSD, encoded by the exons atgttttatcgattattaaaATATGTAATACCATCATTTATTGGTACATATATTTTATGGTATCTAATGAAACCAGAATggttgaatcaattttgtatcatttgttttctattgatCATATCATGGACAattggttattatttttatgatttatttgaacaaaaaacaattgattcaatgatgaataaaattatattGATAACCGGCTGTGATACTGGATTTGGTAATCGATTAGCATATCGATTAGATCGTATGGGTTTTCATGTTTATGCTGGTGTACTATTCCCCTTGGGTGATGATGTTCAACAATTACAgcaaaaatgttcaaatcgtttgaaaataatgcGTATGGATGTAACCAAACCAGAAGAAGTGAACAATGTTGTcgaacaaatcaaacaatcagGAATGCCATTATGGGCATTGGTCAACAATGCTGGTATCGGTATTTCGGTTCCATTTGATTGGGgcaatgatattgatgtttATCGTAAAGTATTCGATGTCAACATTTTCGGTGTAGTACGTGTGACCAAATCTTGTATGCCATTATTACGTCGATCCAGAGGTCGAATCATAAATGTGGCCAGTGCAGCTG GTCGTATGCCAGCACAATGGATGGGACATTATTGTATGACCAAACATAATGTACGAATATTTTCCGACATATTAAGACGTGAATTAATCGGTACCGGTATTAAAGTGATTACAATTgaaccatcattttttcgtaCACAAATCGTCAATTTCGATTTGATCGATAAACAAAgagcaaaaattttcaatgaaacacCCGATGATATTCGACAATCATATGGTGGAGAAAAATATCTTAAATGTATGAATGCAagtaatcaattaataatgaatataacACATGATGGTATTGATCAAGTGATACAAGCAATGATCAATGGTATAATAAGAAAGTAtccaaaaatttattaccGTTGTTGTACGAATATGGAACTGTTCACAATATGGGCTGCATCACATTTACCAGAAATTCTATTAGATTCATTCACACATATTTATAATGATCGATTATATAgacaatttaaaattggTAAATATTCcgattaa
- the LOC124493452 gene encoding retinol dehydrogenase 7 translates to MMSMLRKLFRYFIPSFIGTYLLWYLLIPVWFNHFCIICFLSIISWTLAYYFYEMLNQETIDPSGKIVLVTGCDSGFGNQIAYRLDQLGFHVYAGVLFPDDDGAQQLRQKCSKRLRILKMDVTKQEEVDNVVEQIKQSGMPLWALVNNAGVAILVPFDWGNDIDVYRKVFDVNIFGVVRVTKSCMPLLRQSKGRIINVASVCDRLTMTWTGHYCMTKHCVRVFSDVIRRETINSGVKVITLEPAMFPTNMTNFERLRRLREKIFDETHEEIRRVYGKNYMQNFNDIYSKLALMEHKSLDLVINAMINGIVLCHPKLYYRCGNYKDLLVFWAISYLPEILLDCLFDKAFTYCTQGKYKKWN, encoded by the exons atgatgtcCATGTTACGTAAATTATTTCGTTATTTTATACCATCATTCATTGGTACATATCTATTATGGTACCTATTGATTCCCGTTTggttcaatcatttttgtatCATATGTTTCTTGTCGATTATATCATGGACATTGgcatattatttttatgaaaTGTTAAATCAAGAAACAATTGATCCATCTGGTAAAATTGTATTGGTTACCGGTTGTGATAGTGGTTTTGGTAATCAAATAGCCTATCGTTTGGATCAATTAGGTTTTCATGTTTATGCTGGTGTACTATTccccgatgatgatggtgctCAACAATTGCgacaaaaatgttcaaaacgATTGAGAATATTAAAAATGGATGTTACTAAACAAGAAGAagttgataatgttgttgaacaaatcaaacagTCGGGAATGCCATTATGGGCTTTAGTAAACAATGCTGGGGTTGCAATTCTCGTACCATTCGATTGGGgcaatgatattgatgtttATCGAAAAGTATTCGATGTCAACATTTTCGGTGTAGTACGTGTAACTAAAAGTTGTATGCCATTATTACGACAATCCAAAGGTCGAATCATAAATGTGGCCAGCGTATGTG ATCGATTAACTATGACTTGGACTGGACATTATTGTATGACCAAACATTGTGTACGAGTATTTTCCGATGTCATACGACGTGAAACGATCAATTCAGGTGTCAAAGTGATAACATTGGAACCAGCCATGTTTCCCACAAATATGACAAATTTTGAACGATTACGACGATTACGAGAGAAAATATTCGATGAAACACACGAAGAAATACGACGAgtatatggaaaaaattatatgCAAAATTTTAACGATATTTATTCAAAGTTAGCATTAATGGAACATAAATCACTCGATCTAGTAATCAATGCAATGATTAATGGTATCGTATTATGTCATCCAAAATTATATTACCGTTGTGGAAATTATAAAGATTTATTAGTGTTCTGGGCAATTTCATATTTGCCCGAAATATTGTTGGATTGCCTTTTCGATAAAGCGTTTACTTATTGTACACAaggaaaatataaaaaatggaattga
- the LOC124494022 gene encoding short-chain dehydrogenase/reductase family 9C member 7 isoform X2 produces MIINLFFFHVVVLIIKIMSMIRKLFRYFIPSFIGTYILWYLLNPGWFNHFCIICFLSVIAWTMAYYFYEMLNQETIDPSGKIVLVTGCDTGFGNRTAYRLDQLGFHVYAGVLFPDGDGAKQLQQKCSKRLKILKMDVTKPEEVKNVVEQIKQSGKPLWALVNNAGVGVSVPFDWGNDVDIHQKVFDVNVFGLIRVTKYCMPLLRQSNGRIVNLASLAGRVRVGSLSSYCMAKHSVRVLSDCIRAELIGTGIKVVTLEPSFYKTEIINFDLMDQKRRKIYDETPEDIRESYGENYLEYLRQRNSLVQSVTKTRIDDVVDSIIDGIIREYPKLYYRCCSYQELFTMWGTSHLPEILLDYVMTKNADSLLRKTKAGPYHHK; encoded by the exons atgatta taaatttatttttttttcatgttgttgtgttgatCATTAAAATAATGTCCATGATACGTAAATTATTTCGTTATTTTATACCATCATTCATTGGTACATATATATTATGGTACTTATTGAATCCCGGTTggttcaatcatttttgtatCATATGTTTTCTATCGGTTATTGCATGGACAATGGCATATTATTTCTATGAAATGTTAAATCAAGAAACAATCGATCCATCTGGTAAAATTGTATTGGTTACCGGCTGTGATACTGGTTTCGGTAATCGTACCGCTTATCGATTGGATCAATTAGGTTTTCATGTTTATGCCGGTGTTCTATTTcctgatggtgatggtgctAAACAAttgcaacaaaaatgttcaaaacgattgaaaatattgaaaatggatGTTACTAAACCAGAAGAAGTGAAAAATGTTGTCGAACAAATTAAACAATCAGGAAAACCATTATGGGCATTGGTCAATAATGCTGGTGTAGGCGTTTCTGTTCCATTCGATTGGggtaatgatgttgatattcatcaaaaagtATTTGATGTCAATGTATTCGGTTTAATTCGTGTGACTAAATATTGTATGCCATTATTACGACAATCAAATGGTCGAATTGTCAATTTGGCTAGTCTAGctg gtcGTGTTCGTGTAGGATCTCTATCTAGTTATTGTATGGCAAAACATAGTGTTCGTGTATTATCCGATTGTATCCGCGCAGAATTGATTGGTACCGGTATCAAAGTGGTTACATTGGAACCATCATTTTATAAAACAGAAATCATTAATTTCGATCTAATGGATCAAAAACGACGtaaaatttatgatgaaacaCCTGAAGATATACGTGAATCATATGGTGAAAATTATCTAGAATATTTGAGACAACGTAATTCATTGGTTCAAAGTGTAACGAAAACAAGAATCGATGATGTAGTCGATTCAATCATCGATGGTATTATTCGTGAATATCCAAAACTatattatcgttgttgttcatatcAAGAATTATTTACAATGTGGGGAACAAGTCATTTACCAGAAATTCTTTTGGATTATGTAATGACTAAAAATGCTGATTCATTATTACGTAAAACTAAAGCTGGTCCATATCATCACAAgtga
- the LOC124494024 gene encoding retinol dehydrogenase 7, whose product MMSMLRKLFRYFIPSFIGTYLLWYLLNPVWFNHFCIICFLSIISWTMAYYFYEMLNQETIDPSGKIVLVTGCDSGFGNQIAYRLDQLGFHVYAGVLFPDDDGAQQLRQKCSKRLKILKLDVTKQEEVDNVVEQIKQSGKPLWALVNNAGIAISVPFDWGNDIDVYRKVFDVNIFGVVRATKSCMPLLRQSKGRIINVASICGRLTTTWTGHYCMAKHCVRVFSDIIRRETINSGVKVVTLEPAFFATNLTNVERLQRLREKIFDETHEEIQRVYGKNYLRYFTDTDPMIALMSHKSIDLVIDAMINGIILCHPKLYYRCGNYIDLFMFWAISHMPEILLDYLLDMAVSYYTQGKHKKWN is encoded by the exons atgatgtcCATGTTACGTAAATTATTTCGTTATTTTATACCATCATTCATTGGTACATATCTATTATGGTACCTATTGAATCCCGTTTggttcaatcatttttgtatAATATGTTTCTTGTCGATTATATCATGGACAATGGCATATTATTTCTATGAAATGTTAAATCAAGAAACAATTGATCCATCTGGTAAAATTGTATTGGTTACCGGTTGTGATAGCGGTTTTGGTAATCAAATAGCCTATCGTTTGGATCAATTAGGTTTTCATGTTTATGCTGGTGTACTATTccccgatgatgatggtgctCAACAATTGCgacaaaaatgttcaaaacgattgaaaatattgaaactGGATGTTACTAAACAAGAAGAagttgataatgttgttgaacaaatcaaacaaagtGGTAAGCCACTATGGGCATTGGTCAATAATGCTGGTATTGCAATTTCAGTACCATTCGATTGGGgcaatgatattgatgtttATCGAAAAGTATTCGATGTCAATATTTTCGGTGTAGTTCGTGCAACTAAAAGTTGTATGCCATTATTACGACAATCCAAAGGTCGAATCATAAATGTGGCCAGTATATGTg GTCGATTAACTACAACTTGGACTGGACATTATTGTATGGCCAAACATTGTGTACGGGTATTTTCCGATATCATACGACGtgaaacaatcaattcagGTGTCAAAGTGGTAACATTGGAACCAGCATTCTTTGCCACAAATTTGACAAATGTTGAACGATTACAACGATTACGAGagaaaatatttgatgaaacaCACGAAGAAATACAACGAgtatatggaaaaaattatttacgATATTTCACCGATACTGATCCAATGATTGCATTAATGTCAcataaatcaatcgatctaGTAATCGATGCAATGATTAATGGTATCATACTATGTCATCCAAAATTATATTACCGATGTGGAAATTATATAGATTTATTCATGTTCTGGGCAATTTCACATATGCCTGAAATATTGTTGGATTACCTTCTCGATATGGCGGTTTCTTACTATACACAAGGAAAGcataaaaaatggaattga
- the LOC124494022 gene encoding short-chain dehydrogenase/reductase family 9C member 7 isoform X1, which produces MSMIRKLFRYFIPSFIGTYILWYLLNPGWFNHFCIICFLSVIAWTMAYYFYEMLNQETIDPSGKIVLVTGCDTGFGNRTAYRLDQLGFHVYAGVLFPDGDGAKQLQQKCSKRLKILKMDVTKPEEVKNVVEQIKQSGKPLWALVNNAGVGVSVPFDWGNDVDIHQKVFDVNVFGLIRVTKYCMPLLRQSNGRIVNLASLAGRVRVGSLSSYCMAKHSVRVLSDCIRAELIGTGIKVVTLEPSFYKTEIINFDLMDQKRRKIYDETPEDIRESYGENYLEYLRQRNSLVQSVTKTRIDDVVDSIIDGIIREYPKLYYRCCSYQELFTMWGTSHLPEILLDYVMTKNADSLLRKTKAGPYHHK; this is translated from the exons ATGTCCATGATACGTAAATTATTTCGTTATTTTATACCATCATTCATTGGTACATATATATTATGGTACTTATTGAATCCCGGTTggttcaatcatttttgtatCATATGTTTTCTATCGGTTATTGCATGGACAATGGCATATTATTTCTATGAAATGTTAAATCAAGAAACAATCGATCCATCTGGTAAAATTGTATTGGTTACCGGCTGTGATACTGGTTTCGGTAATCGTACCGCTTATCGATTGGATCAATTAGGTTTTCATGTTTATGCCGGTGTTCTATTTcctgatggtgatggtgctAAACAAttgcaacaaaaatgttcaaaacgattgaaaatattgaaaatggatGTTACTAAACCAGAAGAAGTGAAAAATGTTGTCGAACAAATTAAACAATCAGGAAAACCATTATGGGCATTGGTCAATAATGCTGGTGTAGGCGTTTCTGTTCCATTCGATTGGggtaatgatgttgatattcatcaaaaagtATTTGATGTCAATGTATTCGGTTTAATTCGTGTGACTAAATATTGTATGCCATTATTACGACAATCAAATGGTCGAATTGTCAATTTGGCTAGTCTAGctg gtcGTGTTCGTGTAGGATCTCTATCTAGTTATTGTATGGCAAAACATAGTGTTCGTGTATTATCCGATTGTATCCGCGCAGAATTGATTGGTACCGGTATCAAAGTGGTTACATTGGAACCATCATTTTATAAAACAGAAATCATTAATTTCGATCTAATGGATCAAAAACGACGtaaaatttatgatgaaacaCCTGAAGATATACGTGAATCATATGGTGAAAATTATCTAGAATATTTGAGACAACGTAATTCATTGGTTCAAAGTGTAACGAAAACAAGAATCGATGATGTAGTCGATTCAATCATCGATGGTATTATTCGTGAATATCCAAAACTatattatcgttgttgttcatatcAAGAATTATTTACAATGTGGGGAACAAGTCATTTACCAGAAATTCTTTTGGATTATGTAATGACTAAAAATGCTGATTCATTATTACGTAAAACTAAAGCTGGTCCATATCATCACAAgtga
- the LOC124494025 gene encoding retinol dehydrogenase 7-like, with the protein MILFFGSIIHENEMIRLDHQIFLYFFSTFSSSYIIWFLWNPVWFNHFCIVCGLSIISWTLAYYFFEIFNQEMIDPAGKIVLITGCDSGFGNRLACRLDRMGFHVYAGVLLPDGDGAKQLQQKCSNRLKIMQMDVTKPEEVNNVVEQIKQSGMPLWALVNNAGIGISVPFDWGNDIDVYRKVFDVNIFGVVRVTKSCISLLRQSNGRIVNVASLAARITSPLSSHYSMAKHSVRVFSDALRREIGSSSKMKIITLEPSFYRTDIINHDSMNRMRRKIFDETPEDIRENYGEKYFRIFDKSNQMTESIIKNDYEAVIEAMIMAVAGENPKLYYRCCNYYEVIAFWALSHMPEIIVDYSVKYSGKLNKLLWIKN; encoded by the exons atgattttgttttttggtagTATTATCCacgaaaacgaaatgatACGGTtagatcatcaaatttttttatattttttttcaacattttcatcatcatatataatatgGTTTTTATGGAATCCCGTTTGGTTCAATCATTTCTGTATTGTATGTGGTCTATCCATAATATCATGGACATTGgcatattattttttcgaaatattcaatcaagAAATGATTGATCCTGCTGGTAAAATTGTATTAATTACCGGTTGTGATAGTGGATTTGGTAATCGATTAGCATGTCGATTAGATCGTATGGGTTTTCATGTTTATGCTGGTGTACTATTGCCCGATGGTGATGGTGCTAAACAATTACAgcaaaaatgttcaaatcgtttgaaaataatgcaAATGGATGTAACCAAACCAGAAGAAGTGAACAATGTTGTcgaacaaatcaaacaatcggGAATGCCATTATGGGCTTTGGTCAACAATGCTGGCATTGGTATTTCGGTTCCATTTGATTGGGgcaatgatattgatgtttATCGTAAAGTATTCGATGTCAACATTTTCGGTGTAGTACGTGTAACAAAATCTTGtatatcattattacgaCAATCAAATGGTCGAATCGTTAATGTAGCAAGCTTGGCCG CTCGAAtaacatcaccattatcatcacattaCAGTATGGCTAAACATAGTGTCCGTGTATTTTCCGATGCATTACGTCGTGAaattggttcatcatcaaaaatgaaaataatcacaTTGGAACCATCATTCTATCGAACCGATATTATCAAtcatgattcaatgaatcgTATGAgacgaaaaattttcgatgaaaCACCTGAAGATATACGAGAAAATTAtggtgaaaaatattttcgtaTATTCGATAAATCTAATCAAATGACAGAATCGATTATAAAAAATGACTATGAAGCAGTTATCGAAGCAATGATTATGGCCGTTGCAGGTGAAAATCCAAAATTatattatcgttgttgtaaTTATTATGAAGTGATTGCATTCTGGGCTTTATCACATATGCCCGAAATAATTGTCGATTATTCAGTAAAATACAGTGGCAAactgaataaattattatggaTTAAGAATTAA
- the Pex2 gene encoding peroxisomal biogenesis factor 2 has product MSSLSSKNQHYVGRAIQLEIAELDNYFVNNIVFHLNSISESTYRFVPELKLLIQTLLWYRKLYGNDSSIGLDIFKCRYYSCTNQSSSNELSLIQKCSYLLKYSLQYLQDRLDQYPSNRRWTQMIEKFLLYYRTLEMLNLYVFIYNGKYRTIHERLFGIRIVSQRQQSSDSIFNHSFLNRELMWNAIIEVLTILIPFITTTSLYRSIIKRIYYPIRLTGQQQNLQEKVQTKSNRCQICDLPAVNAQAIPNCRHIYCYFCIIHILFEDGIVKCDHCQVSIDSADKLLRTFHK; this is encoded by the exons atgtcatcattatcatcgaaaaatcaacattatgTCGGCCGAGCTATTCAG CTTGAAATAGCCGAATTGGATAATTATTTTGTCAACAATATagtatttcatttgaattccaTATCTGAA TCAACATATCGATTTGTTCCAGAATTAAAACTATTAATACAAACCTTATTATGGTATCGAAAATTATATGGCAATGATTCATCCATTGGTCTCGATATTTTTAAATGTCGATACTACTCGTgtacaaatcaatcatcatccaatgaattatcattgattcagAAATGTTCATATCTACTTAAATATTCGTTACAATATCTCCAAGACCGATTAGATCAATATCCATCAAATCGACGATGGAcacaaatgattgaaaaatttctacTCTATTATCGAACACTGGAAATGTTAAATCtttatgtttttatttacaatGGTAAATATCGAACAATACATGAACGATTGTTTGGTATTCGAATTGTCagtcaacgacaacaatcatcagattcaatatttaatcattcatttttaaatcgTGAACTAATGTGGAATGCTATAATCGAAGTATTGACCATATTGATTCCATTCATCACCACTACATCGTTGTATCGTTCCATTATCAAACGAATTTATTATCCAATTCGATTAACaggtcaacaacaaaatctacAAGAAAAAGTTCAAACGAAAAGTAACCGGTGTCAAATCTGTGATCTACCAGCAGTGAATGCACAGGCCATTCCGAATTGTCGTCatatttattgttatttttgtatCATACACATTCTATTCGAAGATGGTATTGTTAAATGTGATCATTGTCAAGTATCAATTGATTCGGCTGATAAATTATTACGAACAtttcataaataa
- the LOC124494027 gene encoding uncharacterized protein LOC124494027, with protein MADQNQIEDGARGTLETIGMTLSAMRNLLTIVNGLVIFFSLYFLISGKNLGWEPLQMAIWIRIILSLIVIILAIYGIMAAVWWGKKSKLQLKMLTVYLIGIIVVTVVAIILSAIYVRHPTKWDIIFIVLACLATIILITSTLSFSYGLKKTRLLRRFKLFSL; from the coding sequence atggctgatcaaaatcaaattgaagaTGGTGCACGTGGCACACTTGAAACAATCGGAATGACATTGTCAGCAATGCGTAATCTATTGACCATTGTAAATGGTTTGGTtatatttttctcattatatTTCCTGATTTCGGGTAAAAATCTTGGCTGGGAACCATTACAAATGGCCATATGGATTCGAatcatattatcattgattgtaatcATATTGGCCATTTACGGCATAATGGCTGCTGTTTGGTGGGgtaaaaaatctaaattacAACTGAAAATGCTCACTGTATATCTGATCGGTATCATTGTCGTCACTGTTGTTGCCATCATTTTATCAGCCATTTATGTTCGCCATCCTACTAAATGGGAcattatattcattgttttaGCTTGTTTAGCTACAATCATATTGATTACATcgacattatcattttcatatggattgaaaaaaacacgtTTATTACGAAgatttaaattgttttcattataa